In the Alligator mississippiensis isolate rAllMis1 chromosome 7, rAllMis1, whole genome shotgun sequence genome, one interval contains:
- the LOC102560827 gene encoding olfactory receptor 14C36-like, with product MSNHSSVSEVTLLRFSEAWELEILYFVMFLVIYLSVLMGNILIIVVVILENNLHNPMHFFLMNLSILDVGTISVIIPKAMVNSLLDITTISYAGCATQVFFFLFLVGADFALLTVMAYDRYVAICKPLHYEMVMNRRACIQMACNAWVSGILNSIMHTWNMFPFTFCGGNAVDLFFCEVLQLLKLSCSDAYLRELCMLFFSFCLMLSCFILIVASYIQIFITVLRIPSQQGRHKAFSTCIPHLTVVSLFVFSATVAYLKPTSHTSTGLDLIVGVIYSVVPPTMNPIIYSIRNKDILAAVRKLARCLLFPDHRMHILPQ from the coding sequence ATGTCCAACCACAGCTCTGTGTCTGAAGTCACACTCCTCAGATTCTCTGAGGCTTGGGAGTTGGAGATCCTGTATTTTGTCATGTTCCTAGTGATATACCTCAGTGTCCTGATGGGAAACATTCTCATCATTGTGGTAGTAATCCTTGAAAACAACCTTCATAACCCCATGCACTTCTTCCTGATGAACCTGTCCATCCTGGACGTTGGAACCATTTCTGTCATCATCCCCAAAGCCATGGTCAACTCCCTGCTGGACATCACAACCATCTCCTATGCTGGGTGTGCCACACaagtctttttctttctcttcttggtGGGAGCAGATTTTGCCCTTCTCACTGTCATGGCATATGACCGttatgttgccatctgcaagcccttGCACTATGAGATGGTCATGAACAGAAGAGCGTGCATCCAGATGGCATGCAATGCCTGGGTTTCAGGGATACTGAACTCTATCATGCACACCTGGAACATGTTTCCATTCACCTTCTGTGGTGGCAATGCAGTGGACTTATTCTTCTGTGAAGTCCTCCAACTCCTCAAGCTTTCCTGCTCAGATGCATATCTCAGGGAACTGTGTatgttgtttttcagtttttgtttAATGTTATCCTGTTTCATTCTCATTGTTGCCTCCTACATTCAGATCTTCATCACAGTGCTGAGAATACCTTCAcagcagggccggcataaagccTTTTCCACCTGCATCCCTCACCTGACTGTGGTCTCCTTGTTTGTCTTTTCTGCCACGGTTGCATACTTAAAACCTACTTCTCACACCTCAACAGGGCTGGATCTCATAGTGGGTGTCATATACTCCGTAGTGCCCCCCACAATGAATCCCATCATCTACAGCATAAGGAACAAGGATATCCTTGCTGCTGTGAGGAAACTGGCTCGCTGTCTGTTGTTCCCTGACCACCGGATGCACATCCTTCCCCAATGA